Proteins found in one Candidatus Saganbacteria bacterium genomic segment:
- the rph gene encoding ribonuclease PH, whose amino-acid sequence MSRSYNRRSDGLRPLKITRNFVKFAEGSVLIEVGDTKVICNATVEESVPPHRKNSGLGWVTAEYSMLPRATTQRTQRDRGGKINGRTQEIQRLIGRALRSIVNFSELGERSILIDTDVIQADGGTRTASITGAFVAMYDALLKLKASGKITKIPITEFIAAVSVGIVKNESVIDLDYSEDSAASVDMNIVMTESGKFVEVQGTAEDEPFSKEELDKLLDLSKIGISQMIKLQKGALNL is encoded by the coding sequence ATGTCTAGAAGCTACAATCGAAGATCCGATGGCCTAAGACCTCTAAAGATCACAAGAAATTTTGTCAAATTTGCGGAAGGTTCCGTATTGATCGAGGTTGGCGATACCAAAGTTATCTGCAACGCGACTGTAGAAGAATCAGTCCCGCCCCATAGGAAAAACTCCGGTTTAGGTTGGGTTACCGCCGAATATTCAATGCTGCCCCGCGCGACAACGCAAAGGACTCAGCGCGATCGCGGAGGAAAAATAAACGGCAGGACGCAAGAGATACAGCGCTTGATCGGCCGAGCTTTAAGATCGATCGTTAATTTTTCGGAGCTTGGTGAAAGATCGATCTTGATAGATACCGATGTTATTCAAGCGGATGGCGGGACAAGGACAGCTTCGATCACTGGGGCTTTTGTCGCAATGTATGACGCATTATTAAAATTGAAAGCTTCGGGAAAAATAACAAAAATCCCAATTACCGAATTTATTGCGGCGGTATCGGTCGGGATCGTGAAAAATGAATCAGTCATCGATCTTGATTATTCTGAAGATTCTGCAGCATCCGTCGACATGAATATCGTAATGACCGAATCGGGGAAATTCGTGGAAGTCCAGGGAACAGCCGAAGACGAGCCTTTCAGCAAAGAAGAATTGGACAAATTGTTGGACCTTTCAAAGATCGGGATATCTCAAATGATCAAACTACAAAAAGGAGCCTTAAACCTATGA
- the coaD gene encoding pantetheine-phosphate adenylyltransferase, protein MMRRAVYPGSFDPVTMGHLDVIKRAENLFDEVYVAVISNPEKKPFFPLRDRIGMLKEAVKGFKRIKVDSFNGLLVDYIKKVKASSIIRGLRAVSDFDYEFQMALTNRKMAPEIETVFLMTDYKYSYLSSSIVKQIASLKGDIYGLVPKNVEKMLKVRK, encoded by the coding sequence ATCATGAGGCGCGCAGTATACCCGGGAAGCTTCGATCCAGTCACAATGGGCCATCTCGACGTGATCAAGCGGGCGGAAAACCTTTTCGACGAAGTCTATGTTGCGGTAATTTCAAACCCTGAAAAAAAGCCTTTTTTCCCGCTCCGCGATAGGATAGGCATGCTGAAAGAAGCTGTTAAAGGCTTTAAAAGAATCAAGGTTGATAGTTTTAACGGCCTGCTTGTCGATTACATAAAAAAGGTTAAGGCGTCATCGATCATCCGGGGATTAAGGGCCGTCTCGGACTTTGATTACGAGTTCCAAATGGCGCTTACCAACAGGAAAATGGCGCCCGAAATCGAGACTGTTTTTTTGATGACGGATTATAAATATTCATATTTGAGCTCAAGCATAGTTAAGCAGATCGCCAGCCTAAAAGGCGATATTTACGGCCTTGTCCCAAAAAATGTCGAAAAAATGCTTAAAGTCCGGAAATAG
- the fliF gene encoding flagellar M-ring protein FliF has product MAEENQPIVSNQRLIIAISVVVIAISLFLLWNFRGCMPMSASKGPSDVRIYTNLDLKDAANVITRLKELKIPYKIEQDGSAISVPKEKADDARLGLAEKNLPQGGAVGWEIFNETRMGATDFDRRIQLIRAISGELSRTIRRIEGVDDVRVQIVLPETRLFEVTKAPVTAAVLLKMMPGVYLRLEQINGIIHLVASSVENLKAENVTIVDDMGNILSSKALNAVEEFQQKPIIRETMPQKEIEKEVKKKVGPEIAEEQEEAKKTEEKITEKVEGPVKSEVKAKFSLPFNIWPINKQKEAAAEKPIEKPVEKQIEKPAKLSAEEKALLKLKAKEEYERQLTSKVQELLSQFYPQNGVIVRVNVMFGDSGSWQKATKLKIRSDAGFIIAPIRKITTIVLIDNSFPLSYKLKKSTYQTIALAISYNKLRGDRMILKQVPFHYASVQPISPKKPFQINLLNYFLWASGAIIVIAIFFIAGRFAKRKQINMPFEHAAESSAPSVPSESEATTTVKQIQDIAHDNPERLANLLKKWLTEEDQ; this is encoded by the coding sequence ATGGCGGAGGAAAACCAACCGATCGTTAGCAACCAAAGATTAATTATAGCTATTTCGGTAGTTGTAATCGCCATCTCTCTGTTCCTGTTATGGAATTTCCGCGGGTGCATGCCGATGTCCGCAAGCAAAGGGCCTTCAGATGTCAGGATTTACACCAATTTAGACCTTAAAGACGCGGCAAACGTTATTACCAGGCTAAAAGAGCTGAAAATTCCCTACAAAATTGAACAAGACGGGTCGGCGATCAGTGTCCCGAAAGAAAAAGCGGATGACGCGCGGCTTGGTCTCGCGGAAAAAAACCTGCCGCAAGGCGGCGCCGTCGGCTGGGAAATATTCAATGAAACAAGGATGGGAGCCACCGACTTTGACCGAAGGATCCAATTAATACGCGCGATATCTGGAGAATTGTCGCGTACGATACGAAGAATCGAAGGAGTAGATGATGTTCGGGTCCAAATAGTGCTTCCGGAAACCAGGTTGTTTGAAGTTACAAAAGCTCCTGTAACTGCGGCTGTCCTTTTGAAGATGATGCCCGGAGTATACCTTCGTCTCGAACAAATAAACGGGATCATCCATCTTGTTGCAAGCAGTGTCGAGAACTTGAAGGCCGAAAACGTAACGATCGTTGATGACATGGGCAATATTTTAAGCAGCAAAGCCTTGAATGCAGTGGAAGAGTTCCAGCAAAAGCCGATCATTAGGGAAACGATGCCTCAAAAGGAAATAGAAAAAGAAGTTAAAAAGAAAGTTGGGCCGGAAATCGCAGAAGAACAAGAGGAAGCAAAAAAGACGGAGGAAAAAATAACAGAAAAAGTTGAAGGGCCTGTAAAATCCGAAGTAAAGGCAAAATTTTCCCTGCCGTTCAATATTTGGCCGATAAATAAACAAAAGGAAGCCGCCGCAGAAAAACCCATCGAAAAACCGGTTGAAAAACAAATCGAAAAACCAGCAAAATTATCCGCCGAAGAAAAGGCTTTGCTCAAGCTGAAGGCGAAAGAAGAGTACGAAAGGCAATTGACCTCTAAGGTACAGGAGCTATTAAGCCAGTTCTATCCGCAAAACGGAGTGATTGTTAGGGTCAATGTAATGTTTGGCGATTCAGGCTCTTGGCAGAAAGCCACCAAATTAAAGATCAGATCGGATGCAGGCTTCATTATTGCGCCGATCCGTAAAATTACGACAATTGTACTGATCGATAACAGTTTTCCGCTTTCATACAAGCTGAAAAAATCCACCTACCAAACTATTGCTCTTGCGATCTCTTACAACAAACTGCGCGGCGACAGGATGATATTAAAGCAAGTTCCGTTCCATTACGCTTCCGTCCAGCCGATAAGCCCAAAAAAGCCTTTTCAGATAAATCTTCTGAATTATTTTCTTTGGGCGTCAGGGGCAATAATTGTTATTGCAATATTCTTTATTGCGGGGAGATTTGCAAAACGAAAGCAAATAAACATGCCATTTGAACATGCGGCTGAATCAAGCGCTCCAAGCGTTCCGTCCGAATCTGAAGCTACAACTACTGTAAAACAAATACAGGATATAGCGCATGACAATCCTGAAAGGCTGGCCAATCTATTGAAAAAATGGCTTACGGAGGAAGACCAATGA
- a CDS encoding 50S ribosomal protein L28, which yields MSRKCYVCGKSPNYGENVSHSHKKTKRVFLPNIQRIYIMEGKKKLRENVCTKCIKAHKIVKAA from the coding sequence ATGAGCAGAAAATGCTATGTTTGCGGCAAATCTCCGAATTACGGCGAAAATGTCAGCCATAGCCACAAAAAAACAAAGCGCGTATTTTTGCCGAATATCCAAAGGATATATATTATGGAAGGCAAGAAAAAACTGCGCGAAAACGTCTGCACAAAATGCATTAAAGCTCACAAGATCGTAAAGGCGGCTTAA
- the flgC gene encoding flagellar basal body rod protein FlgC has product MGISRALEISISAIEAEKLRMEAISSNIANVNTTRTLDGGPYKRREVLFLEKPLSFDEELYIANNKIEKKTGGVKVAEIVEDKTPLQKVYNPTHPDADKNGMVQMPNVKLSKEMVDMVESSKMYEANITAYNTTKKMMQDTLQIP; this is encoded by the coding sequence ATGGGGATCTCGCGCGCGCTTGAGATAAGCATTTCGGCTATTGAAGCTGAAAAGCTTCGGATGGAAGCGATATCTTCAAATATCGCGAATGTCAATACCACAAGAACATTGGATGGCGGCCCGTATAAGAGGCGTGAAGTCTTATTTTTGGAAAAACCTCTTTCTTTTGACGAGGAATTATATATTGCGAACAATAAGATAGAAAAAAAGACAGGCGGGGTCAAGGTCGCGGAAATTGTTGAGGATAAGACGCCGCTTCAAAAAGTTTATAATCCCACGCATCCGGATGCCGATAAGAATGGGATGGTCCAAATGCCGAACGTAAAGCTTTCTAAAGAAATGGTTGATATGGTCGAATCGTCTAAAATGTATGAGGCGAATATTACGGCTTATAATACCACAAAAAAAATGATGCAGGATACTTTGCAGATCCCGTAA
- the rsmD gene encoding 16S rRNA (guanine(966)-N(2))-methyltransferase RsmD produces the protein MRIIAGSAKGRRIKVPPGSLRPLSDQAREALFNILAAKTPESNFLDIFAGSGSVGLEALSRGAKLAFFVEKDRRSALVIRQNLADLGFIDKAETYSLEAKQALKIFQKNGAKFDIIFIGAPYGSPELSRSLAYLGGSDLLNPNGIIIAEHRFKSLLKDNFGTLVKFREERYGDTVFSFYKVES, from the coding sequence ATGAGAATAATTGCAGGATCCGCCAAAGGAAGAAGAATAAAAGTCCCGCCAGGCAGCTTGAGGCCTTTAAGCGACCAGGCCCGAGAAGCCCTTTTTAATATTCTTGCCGCTAAAACGCCCGAAAGCAATTTTCTCGATATTTTTGCGGGTTCAGGTTCGGTCGGGCTTGAAGCATTGTCTCGCGGCGCAAAACTTGCATTCTTTGTCGAAAAAGATCGGAGATCGGCTTTAGTCATCAGGCAGAACCTGGCTGACCTTGGATTTATTGATAAGGCAGAAACCTACTCGCTCGAGGCAAAGCAGGCGCTAAAAATATTCCAAAAAAACGGCGCTAAATTTGATATAATATTCATCGGGGCTCCATACGGAAGTCCCGAGCTTTCAAGATCGCTCGCGTATTTAGGGGGATCCGATCTGTTGAACCCTAACGGCATTATTATTGCCGAACACAGGTTTAAATCATTATTGAAAGATAATTTCGGGACATTAGTAAAGTTTAGGGAGGAGAGATACGGAGATACCGTATTCTCTTTCTATAAGGTGGAATCATGA
- the fliI gene encoding flagellar protein export ATPase FliI: MPVDLDKYHRAIEKADLVKVIGKIVQVVGLIIEAQVGGVSVGDLCAIKIEKEGREALAEVVGFKEQRVLLMPLGSTSGISPGSQVFAAGKPLMIKTGHSILGRVLSGLGEPIDGKGPISFNEERPLYAEPPDPVKRPRVAEILRVGVRAIDGLLTIGRGQRMGIFAGSGVGKSTLMGMIARNAEAEVNVIALVGERGREVRDFIEESLGEEGLKKSVVVVATSDQPPLIRLKAAFVATAIAEYFRDLGNKVILMMDSVTRFAMAQREVGLAAGEPPTTRGYTPSVFALLPKLMERSGTSVVGSITAFYTILVEGDDFNEPIADQCRSILDGHIILSRDLAARNHYPSIEVPHSVSRLMSNLVSDEQREAAGKLREVLARYAEAEDLINIGAYVKGSNPKIDYALSKIDEVNDFLKQGTFEHIDFEETVNRLIGIFILEQYMARKVKAGKFKYNLEAVLKVRGIREKKEQEKFAEKKREYLKEKEEEEKLKSKKRKEEEDIRQVFKKGAVSDFEKVLRRHAHLGILKEDIKEQVEKVIEASRVLEDQREKLVSSMKDKKIIEKDKEKTLEKYKKLMQDLELKFLDEIATQRFQREKRED, translated from the coding sequence ATGCCAGTCGATCTTGATAAATACCATCGCGCTATTGAAAAAGCCGACCTTGTAAAAGTAATAGGAAAGATCGTCCAGGTTGTAGGGCTTATTATTGAAGCCCAGGTCGGCGGTGTTTCAGTTGGCGACCTATGCGCAATAAAGATAGAAAAAGAGGGAAGAGAAGCATTAGCCGAGGTTGTGGGCTTCAAAGAGCAAAGGGTGCTGCTTATGCCTCTTGGATCTACATCGGGCATTTCGCCTGGGTCCCAAGTGTTTGCGGCAGGAAAACCTCTTATGATCAAAACAGGCCATAGTATCCTAGGCAGGGTCTTAAGCGGATTAGGCGAGCCGATTGACGGCAAGGGACCAATTTCTTTTAATGAAGAAAGGCCTCTTTACGCCGAGCCTCCGGATCCAGTAAAAAGACCCAGGGTTGCAGAAATATTGCGCGTTGGGGTTAGGGCTATTGATGGGTTGCTTACAATTGGCCGCGGCCAAAGGATGGGTATCTTTGCAGGGTCAGGCGTTGGGAAATCCACTCTTATGGGCATGATAGCAAGGAACGCCGAAGCGGAAGTCAACGTTATCGCTCTGGTTGGCGAGCGCGGACGCGAGGTCAGGGATTTTATTGAAGAATCGTTGGGAGAGGAAGGCCTTAAAAAATCGGTTGTCGTGGTCGCAACATCCGACCAGCCTCCTCTCATCAGGCTAAAAGCCGCCTTTGTCGCAACAGCTATTGCCGAATATTTCAGGGACCTTGGGAACAAAGTTATTCTAATGATGGATTCGGTAACGCGTTTTGCAATGGCCCAGCGCGAGGTCGGGCTTGCGGCCGGAGAGCCTCCCACGACCAGGGGATATACTCCGTCTGTTTTTGCGCTCCTGCCGAAATTAATGGAGCGGTCGGGAACGTCAGTTGTCGGGTCGATCACTGCATTTTACACTATACTTGTTGAAGGCGATGATTTCAACGAGCCTATAGCCGACCAATGCCGGTCGATCTTAGACGGGCATATTATCCTTTCAAGGGACCTGGCGGCACGCAACCATTATCCTTCAATTGAAGTTCCACATAGCGTTTCGAGGCTCATGTCTAATCTCGTGTCTGACGAACAGAGGGAAGCGGCCGGGAAATTAAGGGAAGTTTTGGCGCGCTATGCCGAGGCCGAGGACCTGATAAATATCGGGGCATACGTCAAAGGAAGCAACCCGAAGATCGATTATGCTCTTTCAAAGATCGATGAAGTCAATGACTTCTTGAAGCAAGGGACATTTGAGCATATTGATTTTGAAGAAACTGTCAACAGATTGATAGGCATTTTTATTTTGGAGCAATATATGGCGCGAAAAGTAAAGGCCGGGAAATTCAAATATAATTTGGAAGCAGTGCTCAAGGTCCGCGGGATCCGCGAAAAAAAAGAACAGGAAAAATTTGCCGAAAAAAAGAGGGAATATCTCAAGGAAAAAGAAGAGGAAGAAAAATTAAAATCCAAAAAAAGGAAAGAAGAAGAAGATATAAGGCAAGTCTTCAAGAAAGGCGCGGTGTCCGATTTTGAAAAAGTCCTCCGCAGGCATGCGCATCTGGGGATACTGAAGGAAGACATTAAAGAACAGGTGGAAAAAGTGATAGAAGCAAGCCGGGTGCTGGAAGACCAGCGCGAAAAGCTTGTATCATCAATGAAAGACAAGAAAATCATCGAAAAAGACAAAGAAAAGACGCTTGAAAAATACAAAAAGCTGATGCAAGACCTTGAACTGAAGTTTTTGGACGAGATCGCGACCCAAAGGTTTCAAAGGGAAAAGAGAGAGGATTAA
- the recG gene encoding ATP-dependent DNA helicase RecG: MISGKLQNPVQYLKGVGPALANILSKIGIFSIEDLIYYFPYEYEDRSVATRIGSIKCPQDRIVIKGEITHVEKQQTKNRFSILKVTLNDKTGDIKAVFFNQPFLDRQFKPGVKLIITGRSEMNHFQGGLQVIPKEWELDTGKTLAIVPIYHLTESLYAKTLRKIISNAIDLHLNDITDVIPGSILKKYGLQNIQESIKNLHFPKDLNNIGTYKNRIIFEDLFLFQLGLGMRKKDFSRGKCIQFKIKHEIIDAFPIDFELTRAQNKVLSDIFSDLSSGLSMHRLLQGDVGSGKTVVAALACFAVIKNGFQAAVLAPTEILAQQHFEKMSKWFKTHKVRLLTGTSQRAAKKAVPAGRQEYLDDDLVIGTHALIEDKIKFNKLGIAVIDEQHRFGVLQRSALKEKGINPHFLFMTATPIPRSLALTLYGDLDRSIIDEMPPGRTPVKTHFVPNQKRKNSYDFMRSKISEGQQIFIVCPLVSESETLDLKAAVDEAELLQKEIFPEFIVGLVHGKMKPKDKDEVMEQFRNKKIHILVSTTVIEVGIDIPNASIMVIEHSERFGLSQLHQLRGRVGRGQNESYCFLMGDPKTPEAKTRIKAMINTNDGFKIAEADLKLRGPGDFYGARQSGLPEFHMADIIRDENTLDIARNEAFEFIKTDPNLANSPELKAKLFKRYGKFLGY, encoded by the coding sequence ATGATAAGCGGCAAACTTCAAAATCCAGTCCAATACTTGAAAGGCGTGGGGCCAGCTTTGGCGAATATCCTTTCCAAGATCGGAATATTTTCCATAGAAGACCTCATCTATTATTTTCCCTATGAATATGAGGATCGCAGTGTTGCAACAAGGATCGGTTCTATCAAATGTCCTCAAGACAGGATAGTTATCAAAGGCGAGATCACGCATGTTGAGAAGCAACAGACCAAAAATCGATTTTCCATACTCAAGGTCACGCTAAATGATAAGACAGGGGATATTAAGGCCGTTTTTTTTAATCAGCCATTTTTAGACAGGCAATTCAAGCCCGGAGTAAAACTTATAATCACCGGAAGGTCCGAAATGAACCATTTCCAAGGCGGATTGCAAGTGATACCAAAAGAGTGGGAGTTAGATACCGGAAAGACCTTGGCAATCGTTCCCATTTACCATTTAACCGAGTCCCTTTATGCCAAAACTTTAAGAAAAATAATAAGCAACGCGATTGATCTCCATCTAAACGATATAACTGATGTAATCCCTGGAAGCATACTTAAAAAATATGGCCTTCAAAATATCCAAGAATCCATAAAGAACCTTCATTTTCCAAAGGACCTAAATAATATTGGAACATATAAGAACCGGATAATATTCGAAGATCTCTTCTTGTTCCAGCTCGGCCTCGGAATGAGAAAGAAAGATTTTTCCAGGGGAAAATGCATTCAATTCAAGATCAAACATGAAATCATCGACGCATTTCCGATCGATTTTGAATTGACAAGAGCGCAGAATAAAGTGCTTTCAGATATATTCAGCGATCTATCATCGGGGCTTTCCATGCATAGGCTGCTGCAAGGGGATGTTGGGTCCGGTAAAACTGTGGTTGCGGCTCTTGCCTGTTTTGCTGTAATTAAGAATGGATTTCAAGCGGCCGTCCTCGCTCCAACGGAAATATTGGCGCAGCAGCATTTTGAAAAGATGTCGAAATGGTTCAAGACGCATAAAGTTAGATTATTAACAGGCACTTCCCAGAGAGCCGCAAAAAAAGCCGTGCCTGCCGGCAGGCAGGAATATCTCGATGATGATCTGGTAATAGGGACCCATGCCTTAATTGAAGATAAGATCAAATTCAATAAATTAGGGATCGCTGTGATCGATGAACAGCACAGGTTTGGAGTCCTGCAAAGATCGGCGCTAAAAGAAAAAGGCATTAATCCGCATTTTCTATTCATGACTGCAACTCCCATTCCAAGATCATTGGCTTTAACTTTATACGGCGATCTTGATAGGTCGATAATCGATGAAATGCCTCCGGGAAGGACGCCGGTCAAAACACATTTTGTTCCAAATCAAAAAAGAAAAAATTCGTATGATTTCATGCGAAGCAAGATAAGCGAAGGACAGCAAATATTCATTGTTTGTCCGCTTGTTTCAGAGTCGGAAACGTTAGATCTAAAAGCTGCTGTCGACGAGGCGGAGCTTTTGCAAAAAGAAATATTCCCCGAATTTATAGTCGGCCTTGTCCATGGGAAAATGAAGCCAAAAGATAAGGATGAAGTTATGGAACAGTTCCGCAACAAGAAGATACATATATTAGTTTCGACAACAGTTATTGAAGTCGGCATCGATATTCCTAACGCGTCAATAATGGTCATTGAGCATTCAGAGCGATTCGGGCTTTCACAGCTTCATCAATTGAGGGGTAGGGTTGGCAGGGGGCAAAATGAATCGTATTGCTTCCTAATGGGCGATCCAAAAACTCCCGAGGCCAAAACTCGGATCAAGGCGATGATTAATACCAATGACGGATTCAAAATCGCTGAAGCAGACCTTAAACTGCGGGGGCCCGGTGACTTTTACGGCGCAAGGCAATCGGGTTTGCCCGAATTTCACATGGCTGATATAATAAGAGATGAAAATACCTTGGATATTGCGCGAAATGAGGCTTTTGAATTCATTAAAACCGATCCCAACTTGGCAAATTCCCCGGAATTAAAAGCCAAATTATTTAAACGTTACGGTAAATTCTTAGGATATTAA
- the rfbB gene encoding dTDP-glucose 4,6-dehydratase: MKLLVTGGAGFIGSNFIRYILSKHPDYKVINFDSLTYAGNLDNLKDIDSNPNYSFVKGDICNAEDVESAISGVDAIVNFAAESHVDRSIASAGSFIQTDVYGAYILLEAVKKHKIGRFLHISTDEVYGSIKEGSFTESHTISPNSPYAASKAGGDLIVRSYFKTFDLPLIITRSSNNYGPCQYPEKFIPLFITNALEGKKLPLYGDGKNVRDWLYVLDNCEGLDLVLHKGREGEVYNIGGGNEKQNIEIVNIILSELGLSQSILEYVKDRPGHDRRYSLSIEKIKKELGWEPKAKFEQGLIDTINWYKNNQDWWKKIKNKEGWNV, translated from the coding sequence ATGAAGCTATTGGTAACAGGCGGAGCAGGTTTTATCGGAAGCAATTTTATCCGGTATATATTATCAAAACACCCCGACTACAAAGTGATCAATTTTGATTCTTTAACTTATGCGGGGAATCTTGATAACCTAAAAGACATCGACAGCAATCCCAATTATTCATTCGTAAAAGGCGATATTTGCAATGCGGAAGATGTCGAATCGGCAATATCGGGCGTTGATGCGATAGTGAACTTTGCCGCGGAATCCCATGTTGACAGGTCAATTGCATCTGCCGGATCATTTATTCAAACTGACGTTTATGGCGCATACATTTTGCTCGAAGCCGTAAAAAAACATAAAATAGGCCGATTTCTCCATATTTCAACAGATGAAGTTTACGGGAGCATTAAAGAAGGTTCGTTCACCGAATCCCATACGATAAGCCCGAACAGCCCCTATGCCGCGAGTAAAGCAGGCGGAGACCTTATCGTCAGGTCATATTTTAAAACTTTCGATCTCCCACTGATAATCACGCGATCTTCAAATAATTATGGCCCCTGCCAATACCCTGAAAAATTCATTCCTCTATTTATTACAAATGCATTAGAGGGCAAAAAGCTTCCATTGTACGGGGACGGAAAAAATGTCCGTGATTGGCTTTATGTATTGGACAACTGCGAGGGGTTGGATCTTGTACTTCACAAAGGCAGGGAAGGCGAGGTCTATAATATCGGCGGCGGCAACGAAAAGCAAAATATAGAGATCGTAAACATTATCTTATCGGAATTAGGACTAAGCCAAAGCATTCTTGAATATGTAAAAGATAGGCCGGGGCATGACAGGAGATATTCGCTAAGCATCGAAAAGATCAAAAAAGAACTGGGGTGGGAGCCAAAGGCTAAGTTTGAACAGGGACTAATTGATACTATTAATTGGTATAAAAATAATCAAGATTGGTGGAAAAAGATCAAAAATAAAGAGGGTTGGAATGTATGA
- a CDS encoding NTP transferase domain-containing protein, whose amino-acid sequence MRGIILAGGTGSRLFPLTKVTNKHLLPVGRKPMIFHPIEKLTKAGIVDILIVTGVEHMGDIVTLLGSGKDFGCRFTYKVQDEAGGIAQALALAEDFAGNDKMVIILGDNIFQDDLKPFVERFKRQKQGARILVKEVEDPKRFGVVAFNNGKVTSIEEKPKKPKSKYAVTGIYFYDPQVFGIVRGLKPSGRGELEISDVNSAYLKRKQLEYDILSGWWSDAGTFESLERSTLLVEGKIKL is encoded by the coding sequence ATGAGAGGAATAATACTTGCCGGAGGCACCGGATCGAGGCTTTTTCCTTTAACCAAGGTGACAAATAAGCATTTGCTGCCTGTCGGGCGAAAACCGATGATCTTCCATCCGATAGAAAAACTGACAAAAGCTGGGATCGTTGATATATTGATCGTCACCGGTGTCGAGCATATGGGGGATATAGTGACGCTTTTGGGATCAGGCAAAGATTTTGGCTGCAGATTTACCTATAAAGTACAAGATGAGGCCGGAGGCATCGCTCAAGCTCTAGCTTTAGCCGAAGATTTCGCCGGAAACGACAAAATGGTGATCATCTTAGGCGACAATATTTTTCAAGACGACCTGAAGCCATTTGTCGAAAGATTTAAGAGACAAAAACAAGGCGCCAGGATACTAGTCAAAGAAGTTGAGGATCCTAAACGATTTGGCGTAGTCGCATTTAATAACGGCAAAGTTACAAGCATTGAAGAAAAACCCAAGAAACCAAAAAGCAAGTATGCCGTTACCGGCATTTATTTTTATGACCCGCAAGTATTCGGCATAGTTCGGGGATTAAAGCCTTCAGGACGTGGAGAGCTTGAGATCTCGGATGTTAATTCCGCTTATCTTAAAAGAAAACAACTTGAATACGATATTTTATCCGGCTGGTGGTCTGACGCAGGGACTTTTGAATCGCTTGAAAGATCAACTTTATTGGTGGAAGGGAAGATCAAGTTATGA
- a CDS encoding flagellar hook-basal body complex protein FliE → MVEPIDKLQLRLAQLLEDDIPQSSRPSSVQITPQIGSSPFVSSNPFEDVLAKAVNALDNISKTEMRANQLIGDYIHGKADLQDVMIATSKSSVLIQLAITTINSAVSTFKEITQMQV, encoded by the coding sequence ATGGTTGAACCGATCGACAAATTGCAATTGAGGCTGGCGCAGCTGTTAGAAGATGATATCCCTCAATCATCAAGACCGAGTTCAGTACAGATTACGCCGCAGATAGGCAGTTCCCCGTTTGTTTCGAGCAATCCTTTCGAAGATGTGCTTGCGAAAGCGGTAAATGCGTTGGATAATATCTCAAAAACAGAAATGCGGGCGAACCAATTGATAGGGGATTATATACATGGGAAAGCCGACTTGCAGGATGTTATGATCGCGACATCAAAATCGAGCGTATTGATACAACTTGCGATAACAACAATAAATTCGGCTGTCAGCACATTCAAAGAAATAACGCAGATGCAGGTATAA